In Paludibaculum fermentans, the genomic stretch GTGGGTACGCGGGTGCGGATCCCGACGGCGCGGTCCATCCGCGGGCACTACATTCTGCGGGAGGCGTTGGAGACGCAGGCGGCCCGGATCTTCGCGGAAAAGGCGAGTCCGGAGGAGCGGGACGAGATCCAGCGCATGGCGCACCAACTGGATGCGCTGCATGTTTTGCAGATTCCGGAGGACGACTCAGGCCGGGACCGGCTGTTTGAAATCCACCGCTTCCACATGCGCTTCCACATGCGGATTGCCGAGTGCACGGGCTGTGACGAACTGTGCCAGGCCGTTGAAAAGAATCAGGTTCTGATCTTCAACTGGCTGTATGACACCGCTTTGGGGAATCAGCCGCCGCCGGCGGCGTGGCACTCGCAACTGGCGGAGGTGCTGGTCTCCGGCGGGCCGGAGCAGGCGGATGCGGCGATGCGGCGGCATACGCGGTACCGGATGGAGGAAGTGCTGGCCCAGATGGAGCCGTACTTCGGGTGGAACGAGTCGCATGTGCAGACGTTCTCGAAGCGGTCGCGCCGGCATGGGCAACCGCAGGCCGCGGCGGCTCCGGCTGCACCTGAAGGTGCGGAATGATGGGCTTGGGGGCGTCGTCAGCCGGCGGGGTGCAGACGAAGGTCCGGTTCCGGGTGCTGGCCATGCTCGTTCTGCTGGCAGGCATTACGTACCTGGACCGGGTTTGTATTTCGGTGACGGCTCCGCGGATGAGCGCGGATCTGGGGTTGAGCCGGATGCAGATGAGCTTCGTGTTCGGAGCGTTCACCCTCGCCTATGCCATCTTTGAGATTCCGACGGGGCTGTGGGGCGACAAGGTGGGAACGCGCCGGGTTCTGACGCGAATCGTGACCTGGTGGTCGTCCTTCACGATGCTGACGGCCGGGGTGTTTAGCTTCCCGTCGCTGCTGGGGACGCGGTTTCTGTTCGGCGCCGGCGAGGCCGGGGCGTGGCCGAACGTGGCGCGGACGCTGTCGCGCTGGTTCCCGCAACGGGAGCGCGGGACGGCGCAGGGTATCTTCTTTATGGGCGCGCACCTGGGCGGGGGTGTGACTCCGCTGCTGGTGACGGCCCTGCTGGTCCACTTCCACTGGCGGGCGCTGTTCCTGATCTTTGGCTCGATTGGGTTCCTTTGGGCGATTGCGTGGCGGTACTGGTTCCGGGACGAGCCGCATGAGCACTCCGCGGTGAGTCCGGGGGAGTGCGAGTACATTGAGACGGGCCGGGCGATCTCGGCGGGTCACTCGCTGGAGCGGGGCGGCTGGAAGCGGCTGCTGTTGAATCCAAGCGTGTTAGCGCTGTGCGCGATGTACTTCACACAGACGTACGGGTTCACGTTCTATGTGACCTGGCTGCCGACCTATCTGGAATCGTCGCGCGGTTTTTCGGCCGGGCTGTTGGGGATCTTTGCGGGACTGCCGCTGACCTTGAGTGTGCTGGCGGATCTGTTTGGCGGAATTACCACGGACCGGTTGACGGCGAAGTTGGGGCTCCGTGTGGGGCGGGCGGCGGTGGGTGGAGTGTCGCTGGCTTGTGCCGGCATGTTTCTGATTGCGGGGACGATGGCTCCGAATCCGCTGGTGGGGGCGACGTTCATTGCGCTGGCGGCGGCATCGTCGAACTTCCTGCTGGGTGCGAGTTGGGGCGCGGCGGTGGACATTGGGGGTCCGCACGCGGGGATGGTGTCGGCGGCGATGAACACCTCCGGCCAGATTGGCGGGTTTTTGAGCCCGATCATCCTGGCGTACGGGGTGGATCATTACGGCAGTTGGATGGGTCCGCTGTACCTGACAGGGGCGCTTTACCTGGCGGGAGCGGTGTGTTGGGTGTGGGTGGATGCGTCCCGTCCGATTGATTGATGTTTTCTGAGATATCACAATTGACAGAGACCAATTCCGGTGATAGAGTTCTGATATCTCAGAGTTGTAACCGGAAAGGGTCTCCATGTCGAAAGCTCACCAGCTCGTGCTCGCCCTCGTTGCGGCGACGGCCATCGCCCACGCTCAATCCAGTTCTGGAACCATCCTCGGAACGGTCCGTGACAGCCAGGACGCCGTCATTCCCGGAGCCGTTGTCACGGTCACCGACATTGCCAAGAAGACCGCGCGCACCTTCACGACGAGTGCGGCTGGGGAGTACGTGGTGACCTTCCTCGACCCCGGCCAATACGCGATCACCGTGGAAGCGACCGGCTTCAAGAAGTACAACCAGTCCGGCCTGACGGTGCGGGTGGCGGACCGGCTCACGATGGACTTCCACCTGGAGATCGGCCAGATGGTGGACCAGGTCACGGTGGAGGCGGTGACGCCGCTGGTGAACGCGGTGACGAACACCCTCGGCCAGGTGATTGAGAACCGGCGCATCATCGACCTGCCGCTCAACGGGCGCGAGCCGTTTGCATTGGCGACGCTGGCTCCGGGTGTGCTGCCGACGCCGAACAATACGGCGCAGCACCAGGGCGGGTCAGTGCCGAGCATCAGCGGAGCGGCGAACTTCACGAGTGAAGTGACGATTGACGGGATTCCGAATACGGCTCCGCGCAACCAGGGGCGGTTCAACTTCCTGATCTATACGCCGTCGGTGGATGCGGTGAGCGAGTTCAAGGTGCAGACCAACTCGATGAGCGCGGAGTATGGCCGCTTCAACGGCGGCGTGATCAGCGTGGTGACGAAGTCGGGCACGAACGAGCTGCACGGGACGGCGTATGAGTTTCACCGGAACTCGTATTTTGACGCCAACACGTTTTTCAACAACCGGGCGGGCATTCCGTTGGGCTCGCTGCGGCGGAACCAGGTGGGCGGCGCGATTGGTGGTCCGGTGGTGCTGCCGAAGATCTACAACGGCAAGGATCACACGTTCTTCTTCTTCGACTATGAGGCGTTCCGCGAGAGCACGGTGGCTTCAGCGAACTACACGGTGCCGACGGCGCTGGAGCGCGCGGGTGATTTTTCGAAGACGGTGAATGCCGCGGGCGCGGCGGTGCTCGTGTATGATCCGACAACGACGCGCGCCGGATCGGGCGGGACGCTGGTGCGCGATCCGTTCCCGGGTAATGTGATTCCCACCAACCGCATCAACACGGTGGGGAATAATCTGGTGAAGTTCTTCCCGCTGCCCACGAATGGGCGGCTGACGGCGAACCTGGACATCGGCGCGGCGCGCGTGAATCGCGACGATACGTTCGACATCCGCATTGACCACTACATTGGATCGAGCCACAAGATCTTCGGCCGCGTTTCGCGCCAGGAGCCGTTCACGGGTGAGCCGAACTACTTCAACAACATCGCGAATCCGGGTAATCCGTCGTTGACGCAGCACCGGCGGTCGGCCGCGCTGCAGGACATCTGGACGCTGACGCCGACGACGATTGTGAACTTCAATTACGGGCTGTCTCGGCAGTACGGCACGCGCACGGCGTGGGGTGACGGGTATGACATCACGCAGCTCGGGTTTCCGGCCAGTTTCCAGGCCAACCAGCAGGTGAGCGCGCTGCCGACGTTCTCGATCAGCGGCTATTCCGGCTTGGGGAACGGCAATCAGAACTACAGCTCGCAGATGGCGCACATCCTGCAGGCGACGGTGACGCGGATCCAGGGGTCGCACACTTTGAAGGCCGGCGCCGATTATCGCGTCTACCTGGACAACCAGTTGCAGAATCCTTCGGCGCAGGGCGCGCTTTCGATCAGCTCGGCCTGGACGCAGGGGCCGAATCCGAATCAGGCCAGCACCATTGCCGGCAACGGCATTGCTTCGCTGCTGCTGGGGATTCCCGGCGGCTCGCTGGTGAATCAGCCCGCCATTGCGTCGGCCAGCCGGTATTGGGCCGGGTTCATTCAGGACGACTGGCGGATGAACCGCAAG encodes the following:
- a CDS encoding GntR family transcriptional regulator: MNSFAGNLTEQVYTTIRNRILRGELRFGTGLSRRVLAEELGVSIVPVGDALQRLESDGLVESRPRVGTRVRIPTARSIRGHYILREALETQAARIFAEKASPEERDEIQRMAHQLDALHVLQIPEDDSGRDRLFEIHRFHMRFHMRIAECTGCDELCQAVEKNQVLIFNWLYDTALGNQPPPAAWHSQLAEVLVSGGPEQADAAMRRHTRYRMEEVLAQMEPYFGWNESHVQTFSKRSRRHGQPQAAAAPAAPEGAE
- a CDS encoding MFS transporter encodes the protein MMGLGASSAGGVQTKVRFRVLAMLVLLAGITYLDRVCISVTAPRMSADLGLSRMQMSFVFGAFTLAYAIFEIPTGLWGDKVGTRRVLTRIVTWWSSFTMLTAGVFSFPSLLGTRFLFGAGEAGAWPNVARTLSRWFPQRERGTAQGIFFMGAHLGGGVTPLLVTALLVHFHWRALFLIFGSIGFLWAIAWRYWFRDEPHEHSAVSPGECEYIETGRAISAGHSLERGGWKRLLLNPSVLALCAMYFTQTYGFTFYVTWLPTYLESSRGFSAGLLGIFAGLPLTLSVLADLFGGITTDRLTAKLGLRVGRAAVGGVSLACAGMFLIAGTMAPNPLVGATFIALAAASSNFLLGASWGAAVDIGGPHAGMVSAAMNTSGQIGGFLSPIILAYGVDHYGSWMGPLYLTGALYLAGAVCWVWVDASRPID
- a CDS encoding TonB-dependent receptor, yielding MSKAHQLVLALVAATAIAHAQSSSGTILGTVRDSQDAVIPGAVVTVTDIAKKTARTFTTSAAGEYVVTFLDPGQYAITVEATGFKKYNQSGLTVRVADRLTMDFHLEIGQMVDQVTVEAVTPLVNAVTNTLGQVIENRRIIDLPLNGREPFALATLAPGVLPTPNNTAQHQGGSVPSISGAANFTSEVTIDGIPNTAPRNQGRFNFLIYTPSVDAVSEFKVQTNSMSAEYGRFNGGVISVVTKSGTNELHGTAYEFHRNSYFDANTFFNNRAGIPLGSLRRNQVGGAIGGPVVLPKIYNGKDHTFFFFDYEAFRESTVASANYTVPTALERAGDFSKTVNAAGAAVLVYDPTTTRAGSGGTLVRDPFPGNVIPTNRINTVGNNLVKFFPLPTNGRLTANLDIGAARVNRDDTFDIRIDHYIGSSHKIFGRVSRQEPFTGEPNYFNNIANPGNPSLTQHRRSAALQDIWTLTPTTIVNFNYGLSRQYGTRTAWGDGYDITQLGFPASFQANQQVSALPTFSISGYSGLGNGNQNYSSQMAHILQATVTRIQGSHTLKAGADYRVYLDNQLQNPSAQGALSISSAWTQGPNPNQASTIAGNGIASLLLGIPGGSLVNQPAIASASRYWAGFIQDDWRMNRKLTLNLGFRYEVNVPRTERFDRISIFDVGAASPIAAQVPSIPGLRGAMAFRDSSNRQLIPADKNNWAPRFGFAYQLTKDTVIRGGYGIFFGLSSTDAAGAAGGFVDGFQATTSIVTSLDGTTPIASLSNPFPNGFNQPLSRSQLTDRSLLGQSNTSGLLSLATPYFQQWNFSVQRSLGQNLIAEIAYTANKGTHVPYTNYNPNTLTQAQNALGTVNQQLVPNPFYGIITDPTSSLSLATVQRGQLLRPFPQYGSINLVSPSIGNSNYHSMQARVEKRFSKGYTLLAAYTWSKNITDFSNAAVGSTTGVMDPFNLRLERSLDSQDVPHRLVLSGVYELPFGRGRWMGSHWNRGVDMLFGGWQMNGIASFQKGEPLVMSAITGTRPIRLQQSGELSGSTQSRLLRYFDTNAFAVPAAFTLGNSSRTAPDLRGPGIANYDLSLFKTFAIYERLRAQFRFETFNAMNRVWFGMPSTSIGSTSAGVISSQANSPRQLQLALKFLF